In the Caenorhabditis elegans chromosome X genome, one interval contains:
- the F52G3.5 gene encoding ShKT domain-containing protein (Confirmed by transcript evidence), which translates to MRIWYVLSILIVSATARFFDVCPGRRQSIGACLVGLCPAGSECINSYCCKNRKSGSLSPLEQVEVEAEETTDYPACLNGGKSIGECIANSCPLGYQCSAGLCCDSETLGFKKWSLKSRKEEEIPMKSSPISLITVAPDENSENEARKKMKGSEEDSEERNSTFAPDKEIVDEEDSELEEEEEQTTSSTTTTTTTTTTTEEPSTTSEYRKKSKKNRSKRPKTTKTTTTSTTTTEAPTTTTEEYTTTTEEDVTDLETQAPNVEEVTEPHFVCPVGAPIGECIANKCPEGHGCVEGQCCILTPQINCTDVLTGCLTHLCDRKGYRQFMTNNCAKTCARCHLVNITPSEIHDCRDRRSDCEEWAAEGFCESSLYTTRQKLKFCGKSCKLC; encoded by the exons ATGAGAATATGGTACGTGCTCTCGATCTTAATAGTATCCGCCACGGCAAGGTTTTTCGACGTTTGTCCAGGAAGGAGACAGTCTATCGGAG CATGTCTCGTTGGACTTTGCCCTGCCGGATCTGAATGTATTAATTCGTATTGTT gtaaaaatcgaaaatctggCTCATTATCCCCATTGGAACAAGTTGAAGTGGAAGCTGAAGAGACTACAGATTACCCAGCATGTCTAAATGGAGGAAAATCCATTGGAGAGTGTATTGCAAACTCTTGCCCGCTGGGTTATCAGTGTAGCGCTGGATTGTGTTGTG ATTCAGAAACTCTTGGTTTTAAGAAATGGTCCCTGAAAT CCAGAAAAGAGGAGGAAATCCCAATGAAATCTTCTCCAATAAGCTTGATCACAGTCGCTCCAGATGAGAATTCGGAGAATGAGGcgaggaaaaaaatgaagggaAGCGAGGAAGATTCCGAGGAGCGAAACTCGACGTTTGCACCCGAT AAGGAGATTGTCGACGAGGAGGACTCCGAGTTGGAAGAGGAGGAAGAACAGACAACTTCATCAACGACTacaacgacgacgacgaccACAACGACTGAGGAGCCATCAACGACTAGTGAATACAGgaagaaatcgaagaaaaatag GTCTAAGAGaccaaaaaccacaaaaaccaCAACAACATCAACCACCACGACCGAAGCTCCGACAACTACAACCGAAGAGTACACAACAACTACTGAAGAAGACGTGACCGATTTGGAAACACAGGCGCCAAATGTCGAGGAAGTTACCGAGCCGCATTTTGTGTGTCCGGTTGGAGCACCAATTGGAG aatgcatTGCCAACAAATGCCCAGAGGGTCATGGTTGTGTTGAGGGTCAGTGTTGTATACTGACACCTCAAATCAACTGCACGGACGTCTTAACTGGGTGCCTAACCCATCTGTGCGACCGAAAAGGATACCGACAGTTCATGACAAACAACTGCGCGAAGACTTGTGCAAGATGTCACCTTGTCAATATT actCCAAGCGAAATCCATGACTGTCGGGATCGGAGATCAGATTGTGAAGAGTGGGCTGCTGAAGGGTTTTGTGAGAGCTCACTGTACACGACAAGGCAGAAGCTGAAGTTTTGTGGAAAGAGTTGTAAACTgtgttaa
- the F52G3.1 gene encoding BAT2 N-terminal domain-containing protein (Confirmed by transcript evidence) gives MSSQNRGAPGTIKPKAVSVNNLFSGRNLAPGQRGNDPSRNGMQSVGKAANVVRRMPPPASLPSLRAENNGQDPTTPVVPQGGTGWSKSDNPNGAAEPPQTPTNQAPAVPPPPPPQPANDLRPSWLVAANAEQQANNSQAREFPSLAPPANDSDKSNNKWDITSSSLAEKLTDMPNGEQFEGGVPIRFLGPNTTAASTAESAFNAKSGSQKPQPPTTANGSSTKYNKISDDEGFDSQDRDRNYSTEEGGWSPNGSPSQTVCYGPDKDTENEYRSYLRNDLPQFRTSEIRILKRATEQLLLQDISDDEDEVQMTRLDKPSLCIVKRGGEIKPPTVAKQDREKSVQEAKTSHPPAPVKPPKEKKLRKEGKSSKKEKDVKEKKQTVPPPNPGPAPAPAPIAIDTPPASEKTTPAEEVLPAPPPQENVWAKRKEERESLEREKEKSLMPRVMQQAIEQHFPMVHDAATIKVNKESTRKSSDTEFTRAAIRARKQATSNDVRRLMNSESSAKMKMNRMGNQENYGSEEKVNGKQNGGFTNGYKAAQNGALRNNQTNGRFAENSHRERKDSHRSNVSSHHSDDAKKHMNGHSKKKETEKLKENGDVKKFNIEDCSNVNIESWADEMENMDGFEEVNSKKKKNKTLAEKQNVQQSKSQLQNHTQNQSQNQSQDHEKNSKTKPKDPKQGTRLFVPKALRKEADDLPANGLLSPQSVETKEKIAAAKSNGDVFKSDEQSKGFWDSLTPEVSTIPKKMTKKPEGQHVEFPKPVGKSLDITGYDFTFDPQLQITNPIISDRVAIQQMLSAENAATDDDSHHRRNVLNELRQSIDELGPVAMAKVSQEYNEVFSCRPNNNNVSLAPFSNHYSSFQPLFNTGDAPLLYPTAAPSPPMSYLNMMNFSNLKRQSGYGAPENGLLGRIPNSQAAAAAAVVAAQQQRIWNGGAAHFDINSLAGTPPANYSSNGSYGFFNNGSNANEHRAPFGGLPNGMLNGMGNGQAPYFDRTTLPPANLAVGSQRQFSGNMNRQQQQQQQQQQSSGQSHPMNGMGNSNGGPQFPQQNFTQPPPPVMRFPPSNGTSHQDNGPFFFNNGNRAPIGRPPGLSAAGHSAQLDMIWSNSNNSYFGNAGHSNSSWNGGAGAGAGGVGGVQAAGPLRQNGYNQRQVRDNQQMNNRMRPTPVQGNRQ, from the exons ACCCCAGCCGAAATGGCATGCAAAGTGTTGGAAAAGCAGCAAATGTGGTCCGCCGCATGCCACCGCCAGCGTCTTTGCCTTCACTAAGAGCCGAGAACAATGGACAGGATCCGACTACACCAGTGGTTCCACAAG GAGGTACTGGATGGAGCAAGTCTGACAACCCAAACGGAGCCGCCGAGCCGCCTCAGACACCGACGAATCAGGCGCCTGCAGtgcctccaccaccaccaccacagcCAGCCAACGACTTACGACCATCGTGGCTCGTCGCCGCCAACGCCGAGCAACAAGCGAACAACAGCCAGGCTAGAGAGTTTCCCTCACTGGCTCCACCCGCCAACGACTCCGATAAATCAAATA ACAAGTGGGATATCACGTCATCATCACTTGCCGAAAAGCTCACCGACATGCCGAACGGCGAGCAATTCGAAGGAGGAGTGCCCATCCGATTTCTGGGACCCAATACTACTGCTGCTTCAACTGCCGAATCCGCTTTTAACGCGAAATCCGGTTCCCAAAAACCACAACCACCCACCACTGCCAACGGCAGTTCCACcaaatacaataaaatta GCGACGACGAAGGGTTCGACTCGCAGGACCGCGATCGAAACTATTCAACGGAGGAAGGCGGCTGGTCGCCGAACGGCTCGCCGAGCCAGACTGTCTGCTATGGGCCGGATAAGGATACGGAAAACGAGTATCGATCCTACTTGAGGAACGACCTTCCCCAGTTCCGG ACGagcgaaattcgaattctgaAGCGAGCCACTGAGCAACTGCTACTACAGGATATCAGTGACGACGAAGATG AAGTTCAAATGACACGACTAGACAAGCCGTCACTTTGTATTGTGAAGCGCGGTGGAGAAATCAAGCCTCCGACCGTTGCAAAGCAAGATAGAGAGAAATCTGTACAAGAAGCTAAAACTTCACACCCACCTGCACCAGTCAAGCCTCCCAAGGAGAAGAAGCTtcgaaaagaaggaaaatcatccaaaaaagaaaaagatgtAAAAGAGAAGAAGCAGACGGTACCGCCACCAAATCCCGGCCCCGCTCCAGCGCCTGCTCCAATTGCGATTGACACACCGCCAGCTTCGGAGAAGACGACTCCAGCTGAAGAAGTTCTTCCAGCTCCGCCACCACAAGAAAATGTATGGGCGAAGAGGAAGGAGGAACGGGAATCTTTGGAAAGAGAAAAG GAGAAATCTCTAATGCCACGTGTTATGCAACAAGCAATCGAACAACATTTCCCAATGGTCCATGACGCTGCCACAATCAAAGTGAACAAGGAATCCACCAGAAAATCCAGTGACACCGAGTTTACCCGCGCCGCTATCCGAGCTCGCAAACAAGCCACGTCAAACGATGTGAGGAGACTGATGAACTCGGAGAGCAGTGCAAAGATGAAAATGAATCGCATGGGAAATCAAGAGAATTATG GCTCTGAAGAGAAAGTCAATGGAAAGCAGAATGGAGGCTTCACCAATGGATATAAAGCCGCTCAGAACGGTGCTCTTCGCAATAATCAGACAAATGGACGGTTTGCGGAAAATAGCCACAGAGAGCGCAAGGATTCGCACCGAAGCAATGTCTCGTCTCAC cactcTGACGACGCAAAAAAACACATGAATGGTCACAGCAAGAAAAAAGAGACGGAGAAGCTAAAAGAAAATGGAGAtgtgaaaaagtttaatattgAGGATTGTTCGAATGTGAACATTGAAAGTTGGGCGGATGAGATGGAGAATATGGATGGGTTTGAAGAAGTGAATagcaagaaaaagaaaaacaagacATTGGCGGAGAAGCAAAATGTGCAACAATCAAAGTCTCAATTGCAAAATCACACTCAGAACCAAAGCCAGAATCAGAGCCAAGACCACgagaaaaactcgaaaacgaAACCAAAAGACCCGAAACAAGGAACTCGATTGTTTGTACCAAAAGCGCTTCGAAAAG AAGCCGATGATCTCCCTGCAAACGGGCTACTAAGCCCGCAGAGTGTAGAAACCAAAGAGAAAATTGCGGCGGCGAAATCCAACGGAGATGTTTTCAAGAGTGACGAGCAGTCGAAAGGTTTCTGGGATTCCTTGACACCGGAAGTCTCAACCATCCCGAAGAAAATGACAAAGAAGCCTGAAGGACAACATGTGGAGTTTCCGAAACCTGTTGGCAAATCTTTGGATATTACTGGATATGATTTTACTTTCGATCCGCAATTACAG attacaaATCCAATCATTTCTGACCGTGTTGCCATTCAACAAATGCTTTCCGCTGAGAACGCTGCCACTGACGATGATTCACACCATCGAAGAAATGTGCTCAATGAGCTACGACAATCAATTGATGAACTGGGCCCTGTTGCGATGGCAAAGGTGTCTCAGGAGTACAACGAGGTGTTCTCTTGCCGGCCGAACAACAACAATGTCAGTTTGGCACCATTCTCCAATCACTACTCATCTTTCCAACCACTATTCAACACGGGAGACGCCCCGCTCCTCTACCCAACCGCCGCACCTTCACCACCAATGAGCTACCTCAATATgatgaacttttcaaatttgaaacggCAATCGGGATATGGTGCGCCGGAGAACGGGCTTCTCGGACGTATTCCGAACAGCCAGGCGGCCGCTGCTGCAGCTGTGGTCGCTGCACAGCAACAAAGAATATGGAACGGTGGAGCGGCTCATTTTGATATTAACTCACTTGCCGGTACTCCACCAGCAAACTATAGTTCCAATGGATCCTATGGATTCTTTAATAATGGCTCCAACGCCAATGAGCACCGAGCTCCGTTTGGCGGGCTTCCAAACGGAATGTTAAATGGTATGGGTAACGGTCAAGCGCCTTATTTCGACCGTACCACATTGCCACCGGCAAACTTGGCTGTTGGAAGTCAACGACAGTTTAGTGGCAACATGAATcgtcaacaacaacaacaacaacaacaacaacaatcaTCGGGACAGTCGCACCCGATGAATGGGATGGGCAACTCAAATGGAGGACCACAATTCCCACAACAAAACTTCACGCAACCACCGCCACCAGTGATGAG GTTTCCGCCTTCAAACGGAACATCTCACCAAGACAACGGTCCATTCTTCTTCAACAACGGTAACCGTGCACCAATTGGCAGACCGCCAGGTCTCTCGGCGGCCGGGCACTCTGCACAACTGGATATGATTTGGTCGAACTCCAACAACAGCTACTTTGGTAATGCGGGTCATTCCAATAGCAGCTGGAATGGCGGAGCTGGAGCTGGCGCTGGAGGAGTCGGCGGTGTACAGGCGGCTGGTCCGCTGAGACAGAACGGCTACAATCAGCGT caagttCGCGATAATCAACAAATGAACAACCGAATGCGGCCTACACCAGTTCAAGGCAATCGGCAATAA